The genomic stretch AAACATTTAATTACGGTGGGTATACACAATCTGATTAATTATTTAAACTTTATATATTTTATCATTGTAATAATACATTTCATTACTGTACGCTACAATACTTTTTCTTCAAGAATAAATGTAAAACGCGGTTCTGCGCGTTGCAGAAAATGTTCTGGGTCTGAGAACACAGTGCACTTCGTGTATTTTTGCAGTCTAAACAGAAAATATTTTGCATGCAATAATTTAGTAGTTTGCAAGAGTTGTAACCAAAGTTGCATTTGGTAATTGACTAACGAATAAATCCAATAACTCCTTTCTGTTATTTTGTTACGGTGATACAACTACTAACGACCATCCCGGCATTTTATATTTCAGTCACAGTGATCGCCAACAAAATTTCACCATGCGTAGCCGAACGGAATTAGTTACTACTAAACTAGAGGGCTCTGACTTCGAAGAGGAAACCGATTTCGAGGACTCCGAAGAAGATTGGCAGCCTGCAAAAGATGATCCGGTAACAATTTTTCGAGATTTACTACGAATAAATATAACAACCTTTTTTATCATAGAAAAACAAACCTAAAGTTAAAAGTCCCAGTAGACCCAGAAAATCAACTGCAGGAAACAAAAATGGAGCTAAGAAACGCGGTCGAAAGTCAGTAAAGAAACCCAAGAAAAAGACATCTGAAGAGGATGATGGCGATGAAGAAGAAGTGGCAGAGGAAGAAGAGGAGGAGGAGGTCGCGGTCCCTTCCAAAAAGGtgcataacaaaaaaatataccgaactgatttttctgaataattcaatattttttgctgcAGGCCAAAAAATCAACGACGGAATCAGTATTGCAGGATGAAGGTAAATCTCCGGCGTCATCCTCCACCGGCAAGCAAGAAGCGACAACATCGGCAGTTCCGTCGTCAAAACCACAACCACTGCAGCGCAAAATAGCTAATCCATTGAAAAGTTTTCCGGATAAATGCGGATTTTTGAATCTATATATCTTCAGAGGAGATCTGAAGGACGGTATCATTAACAACACACAGGTTTGTTTGTGGCGACGGGATGGATCTAGTTTGCTACAAAAATATCTTCGAGACACAACTGTCACTACTGAGAACCCACAGTATTCATCTTCTATGGTGGTAAGTAAGCAACTATTCAGGCTATAATACATTTATTACCTCACAACACATAATGCATGTAATTCTGTACTACAAAACTAAAAACGATATGAGCATTCGCACTCCTTTGTATGCTTAACGaatgtttttcaattgatttccAGTATTCATGCTGGGAAGATAAGCGAGCTGATGAATATCTGGAagtaaaagttaaatgtctggATCAAGCCAAACAAGTTCGTGTAGAATTGATCGGGGCTT from Wyeomyia smithii strain HCP4-BCI-WySm-NY-G18 chromosome 3, ASM2978416v1, whole genome shotgun sequence encodes the following:
- the LOC129731117 gene encoding glutamic acid-rich protein, coding for MRSRTELVTTKLEGSDFEEETDFEDSEEDWQPAKDDPKNKPKVKSPSRPRKSTAGNKNGAKKRGRKSVKKPKKKTSEEDDGDEEEVAEEEEEEEVAVPSKKAKKSTTESVLQDEGKSPASSSTGKQEATTSAVPSSKPQPLQRKIANPLKSFPDKCGFLNLYIFRGDLKDGIINNTQVCLWRRDGSSLLQKYLRDTTVTTENPQYSSSMVYSCWEDKRADEYLEVKVKCLDQAKQVRVELIGASELEAKAASEYEKYVDVHGVPPPRNNARKTGNDASAGTEDEDDEDGDDDYDDVEDDEEDEAVKEEE